Proteins encoded by one window of Arachis hypogaea cultivar Tifrunner chromosome 1, arahy.Tifrunner.gnm2.J5K5, whole genome shotgun sequence:
- the LOC112702570 gene encoding dnaJ homolog subfamily C GRV2 isoform X3: MAILSGEPSIVEAAAALLKAIVTRDPKAMIRLYSTSAFYFALAYPGSNLLSIGQLFTVTLVHQGFHGGEEAAVSASLPLAKRSVLGGLLPESLLYVLKRSGPAAFAAAMVSDSDTPEIIWTHKMRAENLIRQVLQHLGDFPQKLSQYCHVLYDYAPMPPVKYPELRDEMWCHHYY; encoded by the exons ATG GCCATTCTCTCTGGGGAACCAAGTATTGTTGAGGCAGCTGCTGCATTGTTGAAGGCTATTGTTACCAGGGATCCCAAGGCCATGATACGTCTATACAGCACCAGTGCATTTTATTTTGCACTGGCCTATCCAGGATCTAATCTACTTTCAATTGGGCAACTCTTTACCGTCACCCTTGTCCACCAAGGATTTCATGGTGGCGAAGAGGCTGCGGTTTCAGCTTCATTGCCTTTGGCAAAACGCAGTGTTCTTGGTGGACTTCTTCCTGAATCTTTGTTGTATGTATTGAAGCGCAGTGGTCCAGCAGCATTTGCTGCTGCAATGGTATCAGATTCTGACACTCCTGAGATAATATGGACTCATAAAATGAGGGCAGAAAATTTAATACGTCAG GTTTTGCAACACCTTGGTGATTTTCCACAGAAATTGTCACAGTATTGCCATGTTTTGTATGACTATGCCCCAATGCCTCCAGTTAAATACCCTGAACTTAGAGATGAAATGTGGTGTCATCATTATTACTAG
- the LOC112702570 gene encoding uncharacterized protein isoform X1, giving the protein MENHQLYTNKDEVKRVEEGRIIISDAILGTTRRKVKVLEVSNNHIEEVQRQIRCFDNSLRLSSQHFLQGLVYFCEGETWVFIYQHYDNDLADVWVEDWDKFKLYLKQFLQALAILYEGNNMYHGNIKDYSLVISGDRAFVSGVEGNHLPDGFQDQFFTDEMEALREVLLQNLDQSPKEIDLFLDFVSTCESWNMIFCHPIFLDFQHKLYYFLIANQYLNEHLRGIAYAQQLSSIIEGLLQNWGVYKVNWLNGVNRVNDPVMMQRLNSGNYRNCGTVTLVFLRFVRNCIAHLDMRANVAVFQEAKTLARNIEESYPYFLFALHDAFVQNGIYIFDKP; this is encoded by the exons ATGGAAAACCATCAATTGTATACTAACAAGGATGAAGTTAAAAGAGTAGAAGAGGGTCGCATCATTATTTCAGATGCAATATTGGGCACTACTAGAAGAAAAGTTAAAGTTTTAGAAGTATCAAATAATCACATAGAAGAAGTTCAGAGACAGATACGGTGTTTTGATAATTCTTTGAGACTCTCATCCCAACATTTTTTACAAGGGCTTGTTTATTTTTGCGAGGGGGAGACATGGGTTTTTATTTACCAGCATTATGACAATGACTTAGCTGATGTCTGGGTCGAGGATTGGGACAAATTCAAGCTTTATCTAAAGCAATTTTTACAAGCTCTCGCAATATTATATGAAGGGAATAATATGTATCATGGGAACATAAAAGATTATAGTTTGGTAATAAGTGGGGATAGAGCTTTTGTGAGTGGAGTTGAGGGAAATCATCTTCCTGATGGTTTCCAAGATCAATTTTTTACTGATGAGATGGAGGCTCTACGTGAAGTTTTATTACAGAATCTCGATCAATCTCCAAAGGAAATCGATCTGTTTTTAGACTTTGTATCAAC gtGTGAATCATGGAATATGATTTTTTGTCATCCGATTTTCTTAGATTTTcaacataaattatattattttcttattgCAAACCAATATTTAAATGAGCATTTAAGAGGTATCGCCTACGCTCAACAGCTGTCATCAATAATTGAAGGGCTGCTTCAAAACTGGGGGGTATATAAGGTAAATTGGCTCAATGGAGTGAACCGAGTGAACGATCCGGTGATGATGCAAAGATTGAACAGTGGAAACTATAGAAATTGTGGTACTGTTACTCTTGTGTTTCTTCGATTTGTAAGGAACTGTATTGCTCACCTTGACATGAgg gCAAATGTTGCGGTGTTTCAAGAAGCTAAAACTTTGGCGAGAAATATTGAAGAATCCTACCCTTATTTTCTATTTGCATTACATGATGCATTTGTGCAAAACGGAATTTATATATTTGATAAGCCCTAA
- the LOC112702570 gene encoding dnaJ homolog subfamily C GRV2 isoform X4, producing MIRLYSTSAFYFALAYPGSNLLSIGQLFTVTLVHQGFHGGEEAAVSASLPLAKRSVLGGLLPESLLYVLKRSGPAAFAAAMVSDSDTPEIIWTHKMRAENLIRQVLQIKVLQHLGDFPQKLSQYCHVLYDYAPMPPVKYPELRDEMWCHHYY from the exons ATGATACGTCTATACAGCACCAGTGCATTTTATTTTGCACTGGCCTATCCAGGATCTAATCTACTTTCAATTGGGCAACTCTTTACCGTCACCCTTGTCCACCAAGGATTTCATGGTGGCGAAGAGGCTGCGGTTTCAGCTTCATTGCCTTTGGCAAAACGCAGTGTTCTTGGTGGACTTCTTCCTGAATCTTTGTTGTATGTATTGAAGCGCAGTGGTCCAGCAGCATTTGCTGCTGCAATGGTATCAGATTCTGACACTCCTGAGATAATATGGACTCATAAAATGAGGGCAGAAAATTTAATACGTCAGGTATTGCAAATTAAG GTTTTGCAACACCTTGGTGATTTTCCACAGAAATTGTCACAGTATTGCCATGTTTTGTATGACTATGCCCCAATGCCTCCAGTTAAATACCCTGAACTTAGAGATGAAATGTGGTGTCATCATTATTACTAG
- the LOC112702570 gene encoding dnaJ homolog subfamily C GRV2 isoform X2 yields the protein MAILSGEPSIVEAAAALLKAIVTRDPKAMIRLYSTSAFYFALAYPGSNLLSIGQLFTVTLVHQGFHGGEEAAVSASLPLAKRSVLGGLLPESLLYVLKRSGPAAFAAAMVSDSDTPEIIWTHKMRAENLIRQVLQIKVLQHLGDFPQKLSQYCHVLYDYAPMPPVKYPELRDEMWCHHYY from the exons ATG GCCATTCTCTCTGGGGAACCAAGTATTGTTGAGGCAGCTGCTGCATTGTTGAAGGCTATTGTTACCAGGGATCCCAAGGCCATGATACGTCTATACAGCACCAGTGCATTTTATTTTGCACTGGCCTATCCAGGATCTAATCTACTTTCAATTGGGCAACTCTTTACCGTCACCCTTGTCCACCAAGGATTTCATGGTGGCGAAGAGGCTGCGGTTTCAGCTTCATTGCCTTTGGCAAAACGCAGTGTTCTTGGTGGACTTCTTCCTGAATCTTTGTTGTATGTATTGAAGCGCAGTGGTCCAGCAGCATTTGCTGCTGCAATGGTATCAGATTCTGACACTCCTGAGATAATATGGACTCATAAAATGAGGGCAGAAAATTTAATACGTCAGGTATTGCAAATTAAG GTTTTGCAACACCTTGGTGATTTTCCACAGAAATTGTCACAGTATTGCCATGTTTTGTATGACTATGCCCCAATGCCTCCAGTTAAATACCCTGAACTTAGAGATGAAATGTGGTGTCATCATTATTACTAG